In the Primulina tabacum isolate GXHZ01 chromosome 7, ASM2559414v2, whole genome shotgun sequence genome, ATATGGGGAGATTGTAGAACTGGCTGGGAGCTTCAACGGTTGGCATCACAAAATAAAAATGGATCCACACTTATCATCCATTGGTGTCGGCCCTACTGAAACGAGGTTTAATGCTCATTTTCGTTTATATCAATTTATCAGATTATCAGTGCTCAACCGTTGTTCATAGTTTTGGTTTTGTACCCGCGATACATTTTATTAATAGGACCACAAATTAAACATGCTACCAAAAATTTTCAGGAAATCTCAACTTTGGAGAACAGTATTGTGGCTCTATCCCGGAATTTATGAGGTTTGTTCAACAGATCACCGTGTGTTCTTAACTATCATCTGATCGTGCATACATCCCTCCAAAAATCCAACAAGATTTATGACATTCGGTTTACGAACATAGGAGGAAGAAAGAACTTTGCAATACTTTGGAGGGTGTGGTGGCTTCGACCTTCAACTGCTTCTTTGAAACACACTCATTTCTTTAATTCATCACCACTCTACAATACAAGGGATATAATCTTATCTGTCTGCTTACAATGTTGTTCTTGGTTCGCAGATAAAATTTGTCGTCGATGGTGATTGGAGGATTGATCCTTCAATGGAATCAGTTACTAGAGACAACTTGCATAACAACATACTTAAAGTAGGTAGCTGACAATCCTTAGCTTGCAAATAACATCGACAGTCTAAGTGTTTGATATAGGTGATTTAATAATAAGCATCAAATCTTATATAAAGTGAtgttacaaattatttaacatcaattaaaatagaaatattttataattaacttAGTTTTTTTCACACTTTGTAATGAAAATTTCTCAATAGATAAGACTCAAGATTCACCATCTCACATCAACCGATGTGCTTTACTTTCCAATGTTCCTAGTGAAATTAATATTAAGCTTATTAAATTATTCATATCATatgataataaaataacaatgaaaaatgaaatataAGTTGATGAAAACAAACATTTATATTCAAGCCATCAACCTACAAATTCCTTCTGTTCCATTTCGTGTCGTTCCGCGTGTCCCGTTCCGTTCCGCCGTTAAATACCCGTTTTCGATATATGAAACGTCGATACAAGCCATCAACCTACACACCTCGAAATCTCGTCAAGGTTGCATCCGTTCCGATTCCAGAACGCCCGTTCCGATTCCAGAACGCCCGTACCGTTCCCGTTCCGGCGAACCATGCTTATACATGATAATCATGTGTTGGGttctatttcattttttttatcacgtTGTCCACTGAATGTCAGTCGGGTGTTAGGGACCCGTCCTAATTAAATATTTACGCAAATGAGTTCATTTATGAATCTCATACGGCCAATTGTTGTTATTAATGTATAAGCTAAGGGAGCGGTCCTAATTAAATATTAGTAAAAGCTTATGTGAGACGGTATATTtcgtgagacagatatcttatttgggtctttcatgaaaaaatattactttttatgataaaagtattaatttttattgtgaatattggtataattgacccgtctcatagataaaattcgtgagactgtctcacaagagaattACTCTTAAATTTACGCACTGATCAttgttattttcaaatataaaaatttaatatactatattattatttatatgcaATCAAATGTCAAAAAAAGTAGGGATACAAAaattatgtttatttattttttaatttctaaATTTACACCAACTCACGTATGTTTCTCGACGCACAATGTACCAGTGACTGCGCAAATTCCATTCCGCCTACTCACGTACACTTTCTCGTCCACAGAGTACAGGTTTGACGGCTCTGTAATTTGACCAATATCAACCGTTGGATACTATCTATTGATAGCTGGCACCATCGCAAAGCCCTCCATCTCAATTGGGGCCCACTCTCTAACAATCGGGTAATTGTTGGTTTGGAAACTGAAACTGGGGTATATTCAGATCCGTGTTCCTATATATATCACCCCTTCTCTTCAAGTTTGAACACCGTTTTCATTTTCTCAAATCTCCCTCCCTTCTTATCTACATTGGAGTAACAATATATTTCAGATCTGAAGCCTCTGTGTTGATTAAAGGTACTCATTTGCGTTTTAAAGCATTTTCCTGTTTTAGATCTGGTTAGATTGCTCTCTCTCTTGTTTAGATCCGTGGCTCTACTGTGTGTTTTTGCTTTTTAGGTTGAATGTTGGCAGATTTGATGGTTTTTTcgaagttttttttattttacttgagGTGGAAATGTTCCGAGAATGACGAACCTAATGAATTTAAAGATGCTGCGTTTCTTTTTCCAGATCCGTTGCATATTTTTGTTGCAACATGGAAATGTCTGTGTAATGATTCTCGTTTGATGTTTCCGGTTTTAGGATAAATGTTAACCGATTTGACGAGTGTAGTTTTTTAGTTGTCATGGAGGTAATTGTTTTTGCATGTTCTTTCCTCGTGAGATTCAGATCTCGTTGAACGTAGTACATCATGGCGAGAATGTTGTGGTTTATGATTTTTCATTGAAATTTTCTGTCTTTTAGATTTTTTGGGTATTCCTAAGTATTATCGACAAAATGTGAACTTGTTTTCTGAGATGCATTTTCATTTGCTATTTTGTGACAATTCGAATTTTGTACTAAAAGTAATATTCGTTTATATTTTTTGtgtgaaatttaatttaaaaaaaactattttctaATCGCGGACAGGTACTTGTGTTCTATGTGCGATTTTTGTGGTGGAGACTTGACGTTGCAAATTACATCAGGCGGCAAAATTAATTTTAGATTTAAATGAATTCCGTGTTTCCATTTTGCTTTTATTTTTGCATTAAGTCCAAATTTTAAGTTTCCCGTTTATATTCTCCTAGAGATTGAATATAGATCTGTCTAAGATTCCACATTGTTATCCTTTAATGCACATGGTTTATATGCTTTGGATCTGATGTTCTGCATCTGACTTAACGCATTCCTTTTATTACTTTTCAGGCATAATATGGACACCTTCCTGTTCACCTCAGAATCTGTAAATGAAGGTCACCCCGACAAACTTTGCGACCAAGTCTCTGATGCCATTCTCGATGCTTGCTTGGAGCAGGATCCGGAGAGCAAAGTTGCATGTGAAACATGCACAAAAACTAATATGGTAATGGTCTTTGGCGAGATCACAACAAAGGCAAATGTGAACTATGAGAAGATTGTTCGTGATACGTGCAGAGGCATTGGATTCATATCACCTGATGTTGGTCTTGATGCTGACCACTGCAAAGTTCTAGTCAACATCGAACAACAGAGCCCGGACATTGCCCAGGGAGTTCACGGCCACCTCACCAAGAAACCTGAGGAAATTGGAGCTGGTGACCAAGGTCACATGTTTGGATATGCCACCGATGAAACACCCGAACTTATGCCACTCACTCATGTCCTTGCCACCAAGCTCGGGGCCAAGCTCACAGAAGTGAGGAAAAACAACACTTGCCCATGGCTAAGACCTGATGGTAAAACACAAGTTACAGTTGAATACAAGAATGACAATGGGGCCATGATCCCTATTCGAGTCCATACAGTTCTCATCTCAACCCAGCATGACGAAACAGTCGCGAATGATCAGATTGCAGAAGACTTGAAGGAGCATGTGATCAAGCCTGTGATCCCCTCCCGGTACCTTGATGACAACACAATTTTCCACCTTAACCCATCTGGCCGATTCGTCATTGGTGGCCCGCATGGAGATGCAGGACTCACTGGTCGGAAAATCATCATAGACACTTATGGTGGCTGGGGTGCTCATGGTGGCGGTGCTTTCTCCGGAAAGGATCCCACAAAGGTGGACAGAAGTGGGGCATATGTCATTAGGCAGGCAGCCAAGAGCATAGTTGCTTCAGGGCTTGCTCGTCGATGCATTGTGCAAGTTTCCTATGCTATTGGTGTAGCAGAACCACTTTCAGTGTTTGTTGACACCTACAAGACGGGTAAGATCCGAGACAAGGACATACTCGCGCTCATCAAGGAGAACTTTGATTTTAGGCCTGGAATGATCGCCATCAACCTCGATTTGAAGAGAGGGGGCAAATTTAGGTACCAGAAAACTGCTGCTTACGGTCATTTTGGGCGCGATGATCCTGATTTCACTTGGGAAACTGTTAAAATTCTGAAGCCTAAAGCTTGAATTTGTGGCCAGACACGTAAGATCATTGTTCCTTAGCAAGAGTAGAAAATAATACTGGATTGTTTTGTGCTTTAAAAATGCTTCTTAGAAGGAAGTGTATCTGTGTCGTTTAAGTTTGTATTACTATGTTGTCATTGAATATGTCTGATCAATAAAATTCAGggtttgtttcaacctacccgtgcaggcactgcctgcacgggcaatgaacggtccggatcactccacatgagtgatccgggcccacctccctgtaaaaaaaaaaaaaaaaattggctcgaaaaaatccgagccgttggatcgacccctgcaGGGGTCGACCGAACCAAAATTCAGAGGATCGAATCAGTCTCGACTCTCGTAATTTTTCATCGTTTATGAAAGATATTTCATTCAGTTATGCATTATTTTTCCTCCCAACTAATGTCAGATCCACTGTATTTTATCCTTTAAAACGGATATAAATCCACCACTCCATTATATATGCTATTGCGCCGACGTGCCTGTTtttacaatatttatttttataattctttTGATTAATatatctattctattttattaagggTGATGATATGATAGTAACCACCTTAGggacaccaactttttcttccaattttaatactaatattacatttttgtttttatttttaatttcaacacatttttatttttatttttttttatttcaacaagtcaaatatcaatttggtccctcaataatttgtcaaatttcactttagtccatcgataatgataaaaaagattgcAAAATAACTAGTATAAATGAAGACTCGGTTGACTTACTCACCGCCGACGGATTCCAGATATCGCATTATTAACTAAACAGGCATGCATGGAAACGAGGATTAGTTGACGGATAGTTTCTTAAATGCTCTACTTCTAGGTGGAAAGACATTGTGAGTCACGGACGAGATCTCTCGAGCCTCGCCGGAGATTTAGTCAATTAGGTTTCACCCGAGTAACGGGATGACATCCAATAGAGAAGGGGACCTTTAGTTAGGCAAGCACTGATGAGGGAGGCGTGTAGGTTAGTCCTTTATGGTTCCCGCGAAACTAAGGTAACTACAGTATATGGGTCCACTGTGAAAGCgaagatcaaaatataattataagaaatagtgaaatatttaattgcaattttgatatatgaattaaaaaaataaataaataaaaaaatcaaagtaAAAATTGAATCTGCAACTTGATGTCTAACAAATAAATACTCTATTCGTTGAACTACGTTTGATTTGTActacaattttaatattttattaatatatataattattaaaatagatGGACATAACAAATTAGTTATTTTAAGTGTTtcaaacttaataatataataataataataatcatatagATGTATATATAAAAAGAAAACTTTCTGTGAGATATTTATAAATTTGAATTGAATATACTAAAAAATCATTATGTTTCTCTGTGTTTCATTCTgtagaattttatgattttagatATTTGTACAAATGCATAGTATTAACAAAACAGAAAAATAATAGATACAAATATACATAAAATAatgttaatattttgaaattttttaattttaaaataatttcacgCACATTAGCTACAAGATATAATGACCAAAGTTTTAACTACGAGTTTTAAAAATAAGTAAtacttattaattatttttacaaattttgACATATTTACTTTAAGATATtgctaattatttaattaattaccaATTTCTTTATGAAATTTACGGGGTCAGACTCTGAACAGATACACATAATTTAATACCAAGGATATGATCTTGGttcaattattaaaaatatatatatatatttgcttATGTTAAAAGCTATATACTCATAATAAATCAGTGTGTAGAAGAAGAAAGAGATGGCTCGGAGCATCACATACATCACCGGCTCTCAGCTTTCCTCTCTCAAGAACCGCCCGAATATCGCCATTGTCGATGTCAGGTATACGATGATATGGAACTCACGTTTGTTTGATTTTGCGGaatatgattaaataatttgttGGGAAATGTTAATGTTTGTCAGGGATGATGAAAGGAGCTCCGATGGGCATATATCTGGCTCGCTTCACTTTGCTAGCGACTCATTTGTTGACAAAATGCCCAATCTAATCGAAGCTGCTAAAGGCAAAGATACCCTTGTTTTCCATTGTGCTCTCAGCCAGGTGTGATTTACTGGATTACGTTTCGTTTGCCATGAATTTTCCCTTTCTCCTTCGATGCGAATGTGGGTTATTGGCGTTTGATCATTATAACGTGTTTAATAGGATCTGGTTAGTTTTCTGTGCTGTACTTTATGTTCGTATAGAGGAAGATACAAATTCACAATCATCTTGGGCTTTGTTGACAGTTGACTTTGAATTCCATTATGGAGAGGGTTAAGTTTGAGAGTTTTCTCATTTAGTGTACCAGTCGACGTCTTAGGAATGGCCGAAACTATGTACTGTGATTGATTGAGTTGTTTTTAAGATCGAAGAAATTAAGTTGAGCTCTCATGGCCAATTTGGTTGTTAACAAGCTCACTTTCTCAATGGTACGAGTATTCGTGTCTTTATAGAACCTGTATCCTAACTCAAGATTGACTATTGTTTTTAAGGTAGTGCTTCTTTTTGGGATTTCTCTCAATCTTAATCTAAATCTTTATATACTTGGTTTTGTCTTGTATTCATTAGTCATTTGATCAGTTGGATGATCATAAGAATGAGTTCACAAGAGATAGATCAGTTTCTAAGTGGATCTGACATGCTAGCCTCTGTTCTGTTTTCGCATTTCGGTTTAATTCTCTTCTGTTCCATGCGCCGTGAAATTTAGATTATTGGGCTGTTAAGGATGTTTATGCACTCTGGGAAGGAACCAAAGCATTAGCTGCTCATAATATTCCTCAAGGTGGACAAAATAATTATGCATCTCTTACCTAAACTTGTGGGATCTTGGATCATTGAACTTCTGTTTCAAATGACACATTGAAGGCAAACTAGCCGCACTCTACCTTAGTATCTTCTTCGTTCTGGTTTTATGTTCCATCAAACCTTCTAACAGTAGGGATTTTGGTATTTCATTTTGGGTGGGTCGGGGGTGCAAATTGTAGTCTAAACTGGTCTGCATCCCAAGTTAAAAGTTGGAAATAGTTCGGTTGGCTGAACCAAAGATTTAGACACTATAAACTTTTAGTCTACAGTGTCGCTCGAGCATTATAAAATTTGCAAAACATGAAGTTATGTATCCAGTAGGTGCCTTTGAGTGCAATTAGAATGCATAGAATCAAATTAGGCCTCTGCCTATAGTTAGCACATAAGTCTGAATTACTCAATTCGTTGAGAGTTCACGTTTACAAGATCCATGCCAGTGAAAAGCCACAAGAATGAAAGCCTGAACTATTTTTCAGGTACGCGGACCCAAATGTGCACAAAGGCTTACAGATTATATCGCTACCATGAAAGAAGACGTGGGAATAAAAAATGTCATGGTTCTGGAACGTGGGTATAATGGTTGGGAGGCTTCTGGAAAGCCCATTTGTCGCTGTACTGAAGTGCCGTGCAAGGGGGAGAAAGCTTAACTCCCTGTTTTAGTCAAACCAAGAATGCTCATATTGCTATGAGCCTATTATCTCTTGGGGCATTGACATGGAATTATGTCCCAAAATGGTGTGCTTACATTGTATCATTTAATTATCGAGAATGTTTTCTTCTGACTTTTGAAGGAATCTAAACTCATTGGATTCAACGTGATTATATGATTTTACTCCCGCATGTTCGTTTGTATGTTAGGAAACCCGTACGTAATGTAAAGCCTTCGGTCAAAGACTTTGCTGGTGAATATCTGTAATTCTGTGGTTGATCccatgttatttttaaaaaagaaaacaaaatgtaagaaaattgaaatttaaacagaaacttaaattatttttttcggaTTATAACAAAGTTTTCATAAATTGGTCTTTTGTCCCTTAGTTTCAGAATCAATTGGCTCTTCGGGCATTGAATCTTATAGTATAAAAGGAATTTGAATACTGAATAACCCAAAGGTCGGGTACCAATGCAAGATGATAAGTGATAAATATTAAATCTGTAGATTATGTTACACTTAGATAAATATCGATTTTACACCGAGAGAAATATCTCATAAAATCGAATGGTAAGATCTGCAAATTGACATTTTGAGTGCTCGACCTGAACTCAGAAAGGCTAGCTGATACTTAAATTCCATATTTCTATCATTTTTTATAAAATggaaaattcaaatttattcGTAAATGTGTTACAAAAATCTCGATTGTATTCGTCCTTTTCAAATTTGGATGGATGATGTATCAACGAGGCCGCAGCTCGTAAAACATTTTGAAATTATCACGTTGTTTcttgaataatatttttctgAAATTAGTTTGACTTTTACAAGTCTTGTTATTAAATTGAGATTCAGGGATTTATCATTGCAAATTATGCTTCTTTTTCCTGGAAATTCATTCAATTCCGCAAGTTAGACGTTATCATTCGGGCGTGTTCCTTGCCAAAAGAAACTCAAATAAACGCATTGCAAGATTTTGGAAATGTTATATTTCACTGTAGTTTTGCAAAGTTGTGTTCTTTATGATTATCTtataatagttttttttaaaaaaaaatagaggaaaaatatgtgATGCTTTAAATTAgattaatacaattaaaattgGTCGAATTTTTTTTCCCAGGTTGGTTTTTTTGGCATCAATGGAGCTTGTGGgatccataaaaaaatttataaataattcccAAGTATAACATAATATAGTTAACTAATAagctaattttataaataattattgttCTCGCAATCTAAAATACCTCCCTTGTGAGatccataaaaaaaaatctttcaaTATTCTTCGACCTCCCTATCGCTTGATTATCTGTCTATCGATATGTTTTAGATGATTCTTCTACACTTGATTGTATAATTTTTGTGGTACATCAAAATATGCATCCGTCGAAAAGAGTTTTTTCAAGTTGAAGTTGCTCAAAACTTATCTTCGATTAACTATCTTACAAGAAAAACTAAATGACTTGATTATGTTATCGattaagataaaattggttacaaaatctattatacaaacttAATCAATATTTTCGCTTTCAAAACTACGAGATAAACAATATTAAAGTAACTATGTACTAGTTCGAGAAATGAATTTCATATTTTGTTTAGATAATattgattttattaatatttgtttATGACATAAAtttatctaaattttttttaaaaaaatttcatattatttttattatgatcTTTTCgattaaaaaacatataaatattaatCTTTCCTgacttttgtgtgtgtg is a window encoding:
- the LOC142551827 gene encoding S-adenosylmethionine synthase 1-like isoform X2 codes for the protein MDTFLFTSESVNEGHPDKLCDQVSDAILDACLEQDPESKVACETCTKTNMVMVFGEITTKANVNYEKIVRDTCRGIGFISPDVGLDADHCKVLVNIEQQSPDIAQGVHGHLTKKPEEIGAGDQGHMFGYATDETPELMPLTHVLATKLGAKLTEVRKNNTCPWLRPDGKTQVTVEYKNDNGAMIPIRVHTVLISTQHDETVANDQIAEDLKEHVIKPVIPSRYLDDNTIFHLNPSGRFVIGGPHGDAGLTGRKIIIDTYGGWGAHGGGAFSGKDPTKVDRSGAYVIRQAAKSIVASGLARRCIVQVSYAIGVAEPLSVFVDTYKTGKIRDKDILALIKENFDFRPGMIAINLDLKRGGKFRYQKTAAYGHFGRDDPDFTWETVKILKPKA
- the LOC142551827 gene encoding S-adenosylmethionine synthase 1-like isoform X1, whose amino-acid sequence is MVIGGLILQWNQLLETTCITTYLKHNMDTFLFTSESVNEGHPDKLCDQVSDAILDACLEQDPESKVACETCTKTNMVMVFGEITTKANVNYEKIVRDTCRGIGFISPDVGLDADHCKVLVNIEQQSPDIAQGVHGHLTKKPEEIGAGDQGHMFGYATDETPELMPLTHVLATKLGAKLTEVRKNNTCPWLRPDGKTQVTVEYKNDNGAMIPIRVHTVLISTQHDETVANDQIAEDLKEHVIKPVIPSRYLDDNTIFHLNPSGRFVIGGPHGDAGLTGRKIIIDTYGGWGAHGGGAFSGKDPTKVDRSGAYVIRQAAKSIVASGLARRCIVQVSYAIGVAEPLSVFVDTYKTGKIRDKDILALIKENFDFRPGMIAINLDLKRGGKFRYQKTAAYGHFGRDDPDFTWETVKILKPKA
- the LOC142551829 gene encoding dual specificity phosphatase Cdc25-like — encoded protein: MARSITYITGSQLSSLKNRPNIAIVDVRDDERSSDGHISGSLHFASDSFVDKMPNLIEAAKGKDTLVFHCALSQVRGPKCAQRLTDYIATMKEDVGIKNVMVLERGYNGWEASGKPICRCTEVPCKGEKA